ttataggtcgaaaagttttagattgaggtatatttgggtaccctcgtcttttcagatctGATTTTAAAAATCAAtcgtagaagaagaaggaggttTCATCCCTTGTTCCTGATACTTATCGATTGAATTTTGAACCAGTTGGCGGCGACGAAGGTGGGAGTATTTGCAGAGGTGGCGATGATGAAGATGGCGGTGGTGCTGGGTTTGGTTTGATTTTCAATTGAAGATCCCTCCCTCTCGATCTTAAAAATCTTCTCTCTAAAATATTTTTCTATGACTCTGAAATGGTGGTGGCGTTGCTGGTTGTGGTTGCGATTTGATTtcttccaccaccatcatcacaatTCAGTCCGGCAGAAAAGGAGGTGGAGAAGATGGTGAAGGCGGAGGTGATGATGAGGAGAAGAGAGAAAGTTTCAGATCTAAAATTGAAAAGTATTATGGAATTATTAATGTCTAGAGGATATTTGTGGGATTATTAATAAAATCATATTCTTCTTAAAGATGGAAGGATATAAATATTGTTGATAGGGATATTTATGAAGGCCCACTAAAACAAAGGATATTTATTCAATTCCCACTTTTCTTTTGGCCTTTATAGGGTTTTTGAGATTTAGAACCACCTTCGTCTTTGTGGACTTAAcagagaaaaattagggttttcaagttTTTTGTCTAGTTTTCCTTGTGGTGATTTGGTTTTAGAATTCTTTCATAAGGTTTCGATTTTGTGATTTGAATCGATTTAAAATTATAGAGGCATAAAATGAAAAGTGAAATTAATGGCTGCAACTATGAATCTTAATCGATAAGCACGTTCGATAGTTGCCGAAACTATTGGGATCGTGATTATATCCCCTGTGAAGGTATACTTGGCAACCCCTGGTTTACTTCAGGCATatttgatgaagaaaatgaataacTTCCATCTATGGGGTAAGCCATTGCGCGGGGTTTTTATAGAGGTTTCTGGGTAAGAATGATTGACTTATCGCTGCCGATCCGAGCTAACCTCGACATACCAAATCCATACATATGCCTAATGTTAACACCAATTACCAGCTTTGCAGTTGTCTGACACCATTTGAGATATTGTGATTCTGTAATATTCATTTTGTCGTTTTCATCAGATCGTTTCCATGGCTTATGTTATAATATGAGCATAGACGTGGGTTTTTCTTGGGGGATTAATGGCTCTTAGTACTCTGTAACTGGAAAATAAGCCTTTCCCCTAGATGCATAACAACATAGTTCGATATCAAGTTGAATAAAATAACTCTTCTTGGTGAATAATGAAGAATATGTTGCACCTCATAATCTGCAAACTCAGCGAAACCATTTTAAGGACGAATCATTTTGGCAACTCTTTGAATGGAAAGCATTCTACTAGGGTTTCTTTTGCCAGTTGTTCTTGATGTACATGTCCACTATTTGAACTCTTTGGGTGTTGTCAATAAGAGATGGTTTACTAGCACAAAAATAGTTATACCACCAGTACTGAAAATAAGTTCATGATTTagtatttaaaaaatatattagtttttaactttgtttttaccaaaaaaaaattactcaATTTTAAAAGCAGAATTCATACATTTATCTCTATGATGTCCCGGATGCCATAAAAATTTGTGCTGCCTATGAATGTTGTATTGAGGCTTAAGtatatttttgtcaaaattacAGACCCATGATCATGATATGACGCCTCACGCATTTTGTAACGCTTCAAGCCAACCAACTTTTGAAGCACTTGTTGAGTTAGGAAAGAATGTTTGGCCCGTTAAACATAGCACAAACACTTTTTCGATTTCATCATATTCCGCTTCATTAATTGAACGTTCCTTTGATTGTAGGAAAGCCTTCAACGTTGAACAGTGTATTCTATCTCCTTTCAACTTTTTATGATCCGCTTGTATGAGAGATTGCAAAAACAATGGAAGAGTCGTCTTCCAATTTTCATTTACCAACCATTCATTTTGCTTAAATGATATGGACTCCTGCACCACTTGATATTCCACAAATAAAATACAGATCAAGGAGGGTAATTCCTATAAAAACAACGACAGGATTTTAATTGTTTGGTTTAATAAACAATTTTTAAAAGATAATATAATTGACATCATATGCATATAAAAATAATTTTGAATCGTACCAATTTTAAAATGAAATGTTTGTATCGTAAGCCACCACTTTTATAGCAATATATGAACAATTACGTTGGAGTGCTTTTTGGAATTTATGAAGTAAAATTGATGCCAAGGATATCTATCTGCTCTCTCTCGGACTGGACATGATAGGCATAAATAAACAATATCTAATTCTTTGTAACCGCCTTTCATTACGTGATATCTTGACCGGTCTCGACGTACTAACATATGACTTGAATTCACTCTAAACCAACAATTGAATTTGGTAAACCAGACTCTAGGACATTATTTTGTTCGCAATTGACATCTGTTGCAAGCGACTTTTGTTACTTCATTTTTATGCTTTCTTTTTCCCCTTAAAGTGGTGCTATTTATTTTGTAAGCTAGTTTTACTAAGAATCGTTGTTAAAGTcggcgggcatccaactcaaaaccaattggcaatggatagagcggcccttccatattatatttaagttaattaagcggattcTAGCGATGTGAGACTAGTGTCCTTTCACACttccctcacgtgtaaggccagtcactcGGCCTACcacgtggacctacgtacgagTAACCAGTCAATCGGTAACAGGTGTACAAGTGAGTGACTAAATCGGGGTGTAACACCTCGGCCAGTACAGTATCGGCCTACACCCCGAATGTACAAGTGACAAAATCTGTACAGGTGAGTGACCACCTCGGTCAGTACCACCTCGGTCAGTACAGTATCGACCTACACCCCAAATATACAAGTGACAAAATCGGATAAACACTTCGGCCAGTAATTCGGCCTACACCTGACGTACGCAGATATGAGTCTGGGACTTGggtctgataccatgttaaagtccgCGGGCAAAACCAATTGGTAATCGGTGGAGCGGTCCTTCCGTATTATATTTAAATTAATTAAGCGGATTGTAtccatgtgggactattgtcctttcacaatTGTAGAGAACAAATAAAAGATTTTGTTTAGAGAAGTTAAGAAATATGGAGTAGGGTgaaaatgattgaaataaataaatttatagTGTTTAAAAATATCGTTGGCAGGTAACCTGTTGGAGGCACTTATTCAACAGCCGATGACTCTTGTTATGTCGCGCGTCCTCACATATGCTATGTCTCTCTTCTCTGTCGGCGAGTTACTTGTCCCATAGGGGAAAAGCGCATTTATTTATCTACTCGTACATGGTTCGGCTAATAACAATTTTCGCAGTTCCGATGGGAACTGCTATTATCAACTTGTGTTTTAGACTAATAATCAAGATTGATTTCATTTCAAGTGATTTTGGATATTAAATATAACTCTTTAAGTTCTAACTAAAGCTACCATATCGGCTTCCGACAGTCGTCACCACTCTACTAGAATGAAGAGTGAAACTGTTCAATAGACAATAGTAGTACTTCATTTTTGATGGGCACTAACCAACGCGATTCGAACCATATGCAGATCCTGATAAGAAGATCAAATGTTTACTTCCCGAGCAAAAAAACAACTGCTCCTATTTTCAAGGCTTTTGCTTTAAGCCCCAATAGTCATCTGTAGCGAAACAAACCCACTGTCAACTAAAAACCAGCCTATCAAAACTATCTCGATCTAGTCGTATAATCATTTCTTacttttttttccatcttttacCGAACATCAAATTATCACCAAAAACACACAACTATCATACCATGTCTCCCTTATTGTTGATCAGGACTTGTCATTTTTTTAGTCAAAGTCATCTGCTGTGCCCACTCTTAAGAGCTTCCTGATTCTCACGCACACACCTCTGAGTCTCTGACCCATTTTACTCAGTCGACCAGTGTTAATCATACCAGTGTAGGGACGTGGTGTGACACTCATGCACAGTGTAACGTTTAATGGCTGATAGTTATACCATCACATTTACACATACTTAAATACTTTAGGTAGACAGCAAGACGACCACCGCCGGTGGCCGACCTAAGTTTAATTGATCTTCCAGCTAAGAGTTTCTGCACTGTACATAACAAAATTGACATATTCTATACTAATTATAATTACTACCATGTCAGAGACTCGGAATGTTCAACATTTTGGGCTTCTAATAGTATTCGAGGTTTAAGCGACCGCCTAGCTTTTCCAAAGACTGCCCTGCACGGAGCAGTTGCCCCAGCCAATACCTGTCTCAGTGATCTTGCTCAGTCCCTAGAAGAACGTTTTTCCATAACAACAGGTAGAAATCTGTCCAGGATATGAAAGAATTAAGATCCTGAATCAacacaaaggaataacaaatttgCAGCCCAATTGCATTTGCAAACTCTGCCGCAGCTTGCAAAAGAAAATTCTGGTGTTATGTCTACTACGGCTCTCCGAACCATTATGGCAATAAGTTTATTCGATTCAGTGGAATCCACAAAACCTACATGGAAAACAATTCCATGCGAACCAAAAAAAAACCACacctagaaaaaagaaaaaaattgcgtGGAATACAATACAGTAAGAGTAAAATTTCACCTTGCTAAGTAGTAAGTACATCTTGTTTGTGACACTGCAATTGAACAGCGCAATGGCCATATTTTACAAAACGAACCTAGCGACTTAAGAGAGAATAAAAACAGAACTGTTTACAGTTATAGCACAAGTAAACTTACAGGTATATAGAAAATCTGAGGATAAAGATGGTGTTTTTTACACAAGTATCAGATCATAGCTCATTCGATGACGTTCGTAGGTCCTTAATAAGCAAGGCTTTTCATTTTAAGCAGTCAGTGCAGGGCTGCCACGATTCAATTCAAATACCTAGCATTTTTGGGATTCAGCATTCCAATAACAGGAACATCTGCACTTGGTCGAACAGCGAACTAAATCTCTGCTGCATATAACCTTTCTTCTTAGATAAGGCGGAAGACCTATCAGCCATTAGGTACTGGTACGTTTGAAATGCTCTCTAATGAACCTTTCTGCATATGATGGGTATTTATCTCGAATGTAAGCACGGAGGCACTTCTGGTAGGAGAAGTCAATCCATCCACCGTCTGTTCGGACAACAAACAAGCATCTCGAGTACTTAAACTGTGGATGTCGGTCTACCTATCAAGTAGAAAAGAGTTTGTTAGATATCAGGTGTTCAGTTTTTTGCAGATTTATTTTgacgaaaggaaaaaaaaaacataatcaaCTGCACATAGAATCAAGTAGAGAATCTACTAACAGATAGGTTGATATAGAGGAGGTAAGCAATACCAAAGTTAGAAAGCAGTTCAAGTGAAGAAGAGCAACATAAACTAATGTTCTGACACTCATGTTTCTCTGAAGACAACCTCAAttttctttgaaaataaaaaatcaagcaGGCCACGAGTGAAGTAAATTTAACAACCCTCTCCCAGTGCCACCTGATACTGTTTCAGCTTTGCAATTGCTCGCAATATAGGTTTTTGTAGAACACATCAAATGGGCCTCATGCAACACAAGAAATGAGGTCAAAAACTGAGAATCTTAACCACATCTCTCATCAGGTAATGTGGAACTACTTGAAGCAGACACAAACCCCTGTAACCCTGACACATCGGCTTAGTAGAAGGTCGCCAAGTCCAACACTGGGAAATGGTTGGTACTCTAGGACATGCTGTTTAAAAATTTGCAAGTATTATGTGTAACAATATGGCACATGCAACGTCATAGAGGGAAATTACAGTGGCATTCACAGCAGCAAGAGTATGGTTCTCGTATGTGCATCAATGGCTTATTGCTCTTACTCTAGTCAAGTCAATATAAAGCATCATGTAAATAGTTGCATATGAGTCAGTATCCAAAGTGGAGTATACAAAAGCACAGTGGAGTTGCAGACTCCTTATGCacaacattttttttaatttttgttttatttgtttcatttttcagTACAGTTTAACAGGAGAAATTCCTAGCAGATACAGTCATAGAGCACACTTGAGTTTCCATGTGGATTGTGCGACACTTACACAGCTAATAAAAACCTCATGCTCAAACCTGCAGAAGCATGTACAGTGTATAGACAGCACAAGATTCACCTGTACCAAGAAATGTTGAAATATTTTATGAAAGATTTACAAGATGCCGCAGCATACCATGATGGAATCGAGTCCGGAGCCGATTTTATCAGCAGAATGTGGATGATAACTAAGAAGTTTCTCTACCACAGCTTTTTCATCCTCGGCCGATAGGGTTTCCCCATCCATATACCTGGCACCAAGTAACCACTCATAAAGTAAGATTTCTAGACAGAAATCAAGAATATTATAGATTGGCTCCAAAAGCCAAACTAGATTTGAGGTGGTTAACTAATCACGGATGAGTCTTGAGAAAAAGATCAAAAACGGGTAATTTGTATAGAGCCATCGAACCAGACTCTTGGCTATGCATCTTTGAATTTGGATAAGATAGTTACTAAACCACAGATAATTGTATAATCATTTCACGGAATAAACTGTTCATGCATGAGATCAACAATTCAAGGCAGAATGCAAGGAGTCAAGGATGACTTACTGAAGAAACCGCTATTGATCAGATAAGGACTAGCGGCTTCAAAGGGTAAGAAAATCCAAAGTACCTTTACAAGTATAGATAATTGGATAGCATCCTAATCCGCTGTTGGAATTTCAACATATTAGTCTGATACCTCATAGTAAACCTACTTAATCAAAACAAAATTGGATTGAATAACACAATTGCTCTCTGGTATGTACTCAGCGAAGTTTGAATAACATGGAATCGACATTGCTGCCAGTCTCGACATTGCAAACCAACAGATTCAAAAGGAAGCAGCATGTAGCTGACTATTTCATAAACATATGTGAACATCTGCGTATTTAAACTTCAAACATATGAAAATTTTACTGCAGTCTATTTTGTAAGATGCAATGATGCATTTCCATTCATAAGCAAGTAGAGACCTCCTAGAATTCCAAAAACAAAGTTCTTACCAACACTGGCTGTCGCATCAAATCATGCATTTGTAGAGGCTATATATCTATAAACCTAAATGCTGAGCAGGTGATACTGATAATCAACCCTCCGAATGTGATGTACATACAATAATTATTTCAAACTTCGATTGGTGCTAGTAGCCAGCTTAGTTTTTCGAGTAGATGTATTACAAGTTACTAAGTGAGTACCAACAGAAGACTTTACTATCACACAGATGGCTATATCAAACAAAGCAAAATTTACCATAAGCCCAAAAATACATATATGTTGCTCAAATTTATGCTTCTTACATCCAAGAACAGCAAATGAGAAATATCACAATTAAATATCTACATGTTATGCACAAAACCCTACATTATCCGCATGCCAAACTACATAACAAAATTCTAGATATAGGTCATCCTTAACCACTAAAAATTCAAACTTTCTCATTCAAAACCACGAAGTTTTTCAAAACAATCCATTCTAATTGAAGTTGGGTACAAAAATTACCTGTCTGAGTGAAGAATTTCTTTAGTGAGAAGAATAATGGGTTCAATATCGTTAAGAATTTCTGACTCCTTATCTTTCCAATGCCTAAAATCTGGATTATCCCATCTAGGGTAATTGGGCAAATCTCTAGTATCAGTAGTGGTAGTATTGTTATCATCAGTTAAAAGAGTGGTGGTGgtaacattatcatgaaaatttgatgttttgatgGCTGTACAAAATGAAGGCTTCCAAAATGGTGCTAAGAATCTAATGGGTAAGTTTCTAGTCTCAAGTTGTAGACGAAGTAATGGAATCCCTCTCAGAAGCAGAGGAGTAGCCATCAGATTCAGAGTGTTTCAGAGAGGGTCTCCTCTTCTGTTCTGTTCTGTTCTATCTTCTGTTCTAGAAAATTCATCTGTCACATTGCTGCTATATGCGCTGTACAGTATTCATCAACTTCATTTTCCGCACGTGTGCTTATTTGGGCACCGTGGTCAATCATTTaggtactcttttttttttttttaatttgaaaaagATACTTGGATACTTATATGACATAAGCAAACCGGGAgataattcattttttttttcattaattAAAGATCGAGGGTACAATGAGTTTAGATCGAAAATAAGAGGATGCAAAGTAAGAAGAACATACCTGTTTGGGCAAAAATTGATCTTCGCCacaaaaaatctcaattgaagttGATGCTCGATCTTTTCCTCCTGATAAATGGAATGGGGATACGTGCAAAAAGCCCTCCGACGCTCAAGTTAGcatagagtttttagggtttggaggcaTACCTTTGTTAGGATTTTTGTCATCCTTTTATAAGTTAAAAGAGTCTATAGGTAAGAAGGCTCTATTGCGACATCTCCGCCCATGTTACTTATCCAACCTATGA
This DNA window, taken from Papaver somniferum cultivar HN1 chromosome 3, ASM357369v1, whole genome shotgun sequence, encodes the following:
- the LOC113356887 gene encoding protein DCL, chloroplastic-like; protein product: MATPLLLRGIPLLRLQLETRNLPIRFLAPFWKPSFCTAIKTSNFHDNVTTTTLLTDDNNTTTTDTRDLPNYPRWDNPDFRHWKDKESEILNDIEPIILLTKEILHSDRYMDGETLSAEDEKAVVEKLLSYHPHSADKIGSGLDSIMVDRHPQFKYSRCLFVVRTDGGWIDFSYQKCLRAYIRDKYPSYAERFIREHFKRTST